The proteins below are encoded in one region of Buttiauxella gaviniae:
- the ilvY gene encoding HTH-type transcriptional activator IlvY codes for MDLRDLKTFLHLAESRHFGRSARAMHVSPSTLSRQIQRLEDDLGHPLFLRDNRTVTLTDAGEQLKQFAQHTLLQYQQMRHTIGQEEPSLSGELHLFCSVTAAYSHLPPILDRFRAEHPNVEIKLTTGDAADAVEKVDANEADLAIAGKPETLPPGIAFSMLENLAVALIAPALACPVRLQVNQPDPDWAKVPFILPDQGPVRRRIELWFRSKKVSNPFIYATVAGHEAMVSMVALGCGVALIPEIVLENSPEPVRNRVQILERSDEDAPFELGVCAQKKRLNEPLIHAFWKLLPGSH; via the coding sequence ATGGATTTACGCGATCTTAAAACGTTTCTCCACCTTGCAGAAAGCCGCCATTTCGGGCGCAGCGCACGGGCTATGCACGTCAGCCCTTCGACGCTTTCCCGACAAATTCAACGGCTTGAAGACGATCTGGGTCACCCTTTGTTTTTACGCGACAACCGCACAGTTACGTTGACCGACGCCGGGGAACAGCTCAAACAATTCGCCCAACACACGCTTTTGCAGTATCAGCAAATGCGCCACACCATTGGGCAAGAAGAGCCATCGCTGTCCGGCGAGTTACATCTTTTTTGCTCCGTCACTGCCGCGTACAGTCATTTACCACCCATTCTCGATAGATTCCGTGCTGAACATCCAAATGTCGAAATAAAACTGACGACGGGCGATGCGGCAGACGCGGTAGAAAAAGTGGATGCAAACGAAGCGGATTTGGCCATTGCCGGTAAACCTGAAACGTTGCCGCCGGGTATCGCCTTTTCAATGCTGGAAAATTTAGCCGTGGCGCTTATTGCCCCTGCGCTGGCGTGCCCGGTTCGCCTACAAGTGAATCAGCCCGATCCCGACTGGGCAAAAGTACCGTTTATTTTGCCGGATCAAGGTCCGGTACGCCGCCGCATCGAATTGTGGTTCCGCAGTAAAAAGGTCAGCAATCCGTTTATTTATGCCACGGTCGCCGGGCATGAGGCGATGGTGTCAATGGTGGCGCTGGGCTGTGGCGTGGCGCTGATTCCGGAAATCGTACTGGAAAATAGCCCTGAGCCGGTGCGTAACCGCGTGCAGATTCTGGAACGTAGCGATGAAGATGCCCCATTTGAACTTGGCGTTTGCGCACAAAAAAAGCGGCTCAATGAGCCGCTCATACATGCGTTCTGGAAATTACTGCCGGGCAGTCACTAA
- the ppiC gene encoding peptidylprolyl isomerase PpiC: protein MAKTAAALHILVKEEKLAQEILEQLKNGGDFEKLAKKHSTCPSGKKGGHLGEFRQGQMVPAFDKVVFSCPLLEPVGPLHTQFGYHVIKVLYRN from the coding sequence ATGGCAAAAACAGCGGCAGCATTGCATATCCTTGTTAAGGAAGAAAAACTGGCTCAGGAAATTCTCGAACAGCTGAAAAATGGCGGCGACTTTGAGAAACTGGCTAAAAAACACTCCACCTGCCCATCAGGCAAAAAAGGCGGTCACTTAGGTGAATTCCGTCAGGGCCAGATGGTTCCGGCGTTCGATAAAGTGGTGTTCTCTTGCCCACTGCTTGAGCCCGTTGGCCCACTGCACACGCAGTTTGGCTACCACGTGATTAAAGTGTTGTACCGTAACTAA
- the rhlB gene encoding ATP-dependent RNA helicase RhlB has translation MSKTHLTEQKFSDFALHPKVIEALENKGFHNCTPIQALALPLTLANRDVAGQAQTGTGKTMAFLTSTFHYLLSHPVPENRQVNQPRALIMAPTRELAVQIHSDAEPLAQSTGLKLGLAYGGDGYDKQLKVLESGVDILIGTTGRLIDYAKQNHINLGAIQVVVLDEADRMYDLGFIKDIRWLFRRMPPVTQRLNMLFSATLSYRVRELAFEQMNNAEYVEVEPEQKTGHRIKEELFYPSNEEKMRLLQTLIEEEWPDRAIIFANTKHRCEDIWGHLAADGHRVGLLTGDVAQKKRLRILDEFTRGDLDILVATDVAARGLHIPLVTHVFNYDLPDDCEDYVHRIGRTGRAGESGHSISLACEDYALNLSAIETYIGHSIPVSKYKTEALLSELPPPKRLTRSRPGNGPRRNGGAPRGNRRRTG, from the coding sequence ATGAGCAAAACACATTTGACCGAACAGAAGTTTTCCGACTTCGCCCTGCACCCTAAGGTGATTGAAGCCCTTGAAAATAAAGGGTTTCATAACTGCACCCCTATTCAGGCTCTGGCACTACCGCTGACACTAGCGAATCGTGACGTTGCAGGGCAGGCGCAAACCGGTACTGGCAAAACGATGGCGTTTTTAACGTCAACGTTCCATTATTTACTCTCTCACCCGGTTCCAGAGAACCGTCAGGTGAACCAGCCGCGTGCTTTAATTATGGCACCGACTCGTGAACTGGCTGTCCAAATTCACTCTGACGCAGAGCCACTTGCACAATCGACTGGCCTCAAACTCGGCCTTGCCTACGGTGGCGATGGCTACGACAAACAGCTTAAAGTGCTGGAAAGCGGTGTTGATATTCTTATCGGCACGACCGGCCGTTTGATTGATTATGCTAAGCAAAACCACATTAACTTAGGCGCAATTCAGGTTGTGGTTTTGGATGAAGCCGATCGTATGTACGATTTGGGCTTTATTAAAGATATTCGCTGGCTGTTCCGCCGTATGCCGCCTGTTACTCAACGTCTCAACATGCTCTTTTCCGCCACATTATCTTACCGTGTGCGTGAACTGGCGTTCGAACAGATGAACAACGCGGAATACGTGGAAGTCGAGCCGGAACAAAAAACCGGTCATCGCATCAAAGAAGAGCTGTTCTACCCTTCCAACGAAGAGAAAATGCGCCTGTTGCAGACGCTTATCGAAGAAGAGTGGCCAGACCGCGCAATTATCTTTGCGAACACAAAACACCGTTGTGAAGATATCTGGGGTCACCTCGCAGCAGATGGGCATCGTGTCGGCCTGTTAACAGGTGATGTTGCTCAGAAGAAGCGCCTGCGCATTCTTGATGAATTCACCCGTGGCGATCTCGATATTCTGGTTGCGACCGACGTTGCGGCTCGCGGTTTACATATCCCGCTTGTCACGCACGTGTTCAACTACGATCTTCCGGATGACTGCGAAGACTACGTTCACCGTATTGGCCGTACCGGCCGTGCGGGTGAAAGTGGCCATTCTATTAGTCTTGCCTGTGAAGATTATGCGTTAAACCTGTCTGCCATTGAGACCTACATTGGTCACTCAATTCCAGTCAGCAAGTATAAAACCGAAGCACTGTTAAGCGAACTTCCTCCACCGAAGCGTCTGACACGTTCCCGTCCGGGTAACGGTCCTCGCCGTAATGGTGGCGCTCCCCGTGGCAATCGTCGTCGCACAGGTTAA
- the rep gene encoding DNA helicase Rep, with protein sequence MRLNPGQQQAVEFVTGPCLVLAGAGSGKTRVITNKMAYLIRECGYQAKHIAAVTFTNKAAREMKERVAQTLGRKEARGLLISTFHTLGLEIIKREFAALGMKSNFSLFDDTDQTALLKELTEGLLEDDKTLLQQLISTISNWKNDLMTPSQAAAQAKGERDRIFAHCYGLYDTHLKSCNVLDFDDLILLPTLLLQRNEEVRERWQNRIRYLLVDEYQDTNTSQYELVKLLVGARARFTVVGDDDQSIYSWRGARPQNLVLLSQDFPALQVIKLEQNYRSSGRILKAANILIANNPHVFEKRLFSELGYGAELKVVTANSEDHEAERVTGELIAHHFINKTNYKDYAILYRGNHQSRVFEKMLMQNRIPYRISGGTSFFSRPEIKDLLAYLRVLTNPDDDSAFMRIVNTPKREIGPVTMQKLGTWATQRNKGLFGASFDMGLSQTLNGRGLESLQRFTHWLRDVATLAEREPIAAVRDLIHGIDYESWLYETSPSQKAAEMRMKNVNLLFSWMTEMLEGSEMEEPMTLTQVVTRFTLRDMMERGESDEDTDQVQLMTLHASKGLEFPYVFLVGMEEGLLPHQSSIDEDNIEEERRLAYVGITRAQKELTFTLCKERRQYGELIRPEPSRFLLELPQDDLQWETERKVVSAEERMTKGQSNVANIREMLAKARKS encoded by the coding sequence ATGCGTTTAAACCCTGGCCAACAACAAGCCGTTGAATTTGTAACCGGACCCTGCCTGGTGCTGGCGGGCGCAGGCTCGGGCAAAACGCGTGTGATCACCAACAAAATGGCGTACTTGATTCGCGAATGCGGTTATCAGGCGAAACATATTGCTGCCGTGACGTTTACCAACAAAGCGGCGCGTGAAATGAAAGAGCGTGTGGCGCAAACGCTGGGGCGCAAAGAGGCGCGCGGTTTGCTGATCTCCACTTTCCATACCCTGGGGCTTGAGATCATCAAGCGTGAGTTTGCCGCGTTGGGGATGAAATCGAATTTCTCGTTGTTTGATGATACCGACCAGACCGCATTGCTCAAAGAGCTGACCGAAGGCTTGCTCGAAGATGATAAGACATTATTGCAACAACTGATCTCGACGATCTCAAACTGGAAAAACGATCTGATGACTCCGTCTCAAGCGGCAGCGCAGGCGAAAGGTGAACGCGATCGGATCTTTGCCCATTGCTACGGTCTGTACGATACCCATCTGAAATCCTGCAACGTGCTGGATTTTGACGATCTGATTTTGCTGCCGACGCTGCTTTTGCAACGTAATGAAGAAGTACGTGAGCGTTGGCAAAACCGCATTCGCTATTTGCTGGTGGATGAGTACCAGGATACCAACACTAGCCAGTACGAGCTGGTGAAATTGCTGGTGGGCGCGCGGGCTCGCTTTACTGTTGTGGGCGATGACGATCAGTCTATTTACTCCTGGCGCGGTGCAAGGCCACAAAACCTCGTTTTGCTAAGCCAGGATTTCCCGGCACTTCAGGTAATCAAACTTGAGCAGAATTACCGCTCTTCGGGGCGCATTCTGAAAGCGGCGAATATTCTGATCGCCAATAACCCACACGTGTTTGAAAAACGCCTTTTTTCTGAGCTTGGATATGGCGCGGAGCTAAAAGTGGTGACGGCGAACAGTGAAGATCATGAAGCTGAACGCGTCACAGGCGAGCTTATCGCCCATCACTTTATCAATAAGACCAACTACAAAGATTACGCCATTCTTTATCGAGGTAATCACCAGTCGCGGGTTTTCGAAAAGATGCTGATGCAGAACCGCATTCCGTATCGCATTTCTGGCGGCACATCGTTTTTCTCGCGCCCTGAAATCAAAGATCTGCTGGCCTATCTGCGGGTGCTGACTAACCCGGATGACGACAGTGCCTTCATGCGAATTGTGAATACGCCGAAACGCGAAATCGGCCCGGTGACCATGCAAAAGCTGGGAACCTGGGCGACGCAGCGCAATAAAGGTTTGTTCGGCGCAAGTTTTGATATGGGCCTGAGCCAGACGCTGAATGGTCGTGGTCTTGAGTCGTTACAGCGTTTTACTCACTGGCTTCGTGATGTTGCGACTTTGGCCGAACGCGAACCGATTGCTGCGGTGCGGGATTTGATTCACGGCATTGACTATGAAAGCTGGTTATACGAAACCTCGCCCAGCCAGAAAGCGGCCGAAATGCGCATGAAGAACGTTAACCTGCTCTTTAGCTGGATGACGGAGATGCTGGAAGGCTCCGAAATGGAAGAGCCTATGACGCTCACTCAGGTCGTCACGCGTTTTACGCTGCGCGATATGATGGAGCGGGGTGAAAGCGATGAAGATACCGATCAGGTTCAATTGATGACGCTTCACGCCTCGAAAGGTCTGGAATTTCCCTATGTCTTTTTAGTGGGAATGGAAGAGGGGCTTCTGCCGCATCAGAGTAGTATCGACGAAGATAATATCGAGGAAGAGCGCCGCCTGGCGTATGTGGGAATTACCCGCGCACAGAAAGAACTGACCTTTACACTTTGCAAAGAGCGCCGACAGTATGGCGAGCTTATTCGTCCGGAACCGAGCCGTTTCTTACTTGAATTGCCGCAAGATGATTTGCAGTGGGAGACTGAGCGTAAAGTGGTTTCCGCTGAAGAGCGTATGACAAAAGGGCAGAGTAATGTTGCCAACATCCGTGAAATGCTGGCAAAAGCGCGTAAAAGCTGA
- the rho gene encoding transcription termination factor Rho, with protein MNLTELKNTPVSELITLGENMGLENQARMRKQDIIFSILKQHAKSGEDIFGDGVLEILQDGFGFLRSADSSYLAGPDDIYVSPSQIRRFNLRTGDTISGKIRPPKEGERYFALLKVNEVNYDKPENARSKILFENLTPLHANSRLRMERGNGSTEDLTARVLDLASPIGRGQRGLIVAPPKAGKTMLLQNIAQSIAYNHPDCVLMVLLIDERPEEVTEMQRLVKGEVVASTFDEPASRHVQVAEMVIEKAKRLVEHKKDVIILLDSITRLARAYNTVVPASGKVLTGGVDANALHRPKRFFGAARNVEEGGSLTIIATALVDTGSKMDEVIYEEFKGTGNMELHLARKIAEKRVFPAIDYNRSGTRKEELLTTQEELQKMWILRKIIHPMGEIDAMEFLINKLAMTKTNEDFFDMMKRS; from the coding sequence ATGAATCTTACCGAATTAAAGAATACGCCGGTTTCTGAGCTGATTACTCTCGGCGAAAATATGGGGCTGGAAAACCAAGCCCGTATGCGCAAGCAGGACATTATTTTCTCCATCCTGAAGCAACATGCGAAGAGTGGCGAAGATATCTTTGGTGACGGTGTACTGGAGATATTGCAAGACGGATTTGGTTTCCTCCGCTCTGCAGACAGCTCCTACCTCGCCGGTCCTGATGACATCTACGTTTCTCCCAGCCAAATCCGCCGTTTCAACCTCCGCACAGGGGATACCATCTCCGGTAAGATTCGCCCGCCGAAAGAAGGTGAACGTTACTTTGCACTGTTGAAAGTTAACGAAGTCAACTACGACAAACCGGAAAACGCGCGTAGCAAAATCCTGTTCGAAAACTTAACCCCGCTGCATGCTAACTCTCGTTTACGCATGGAACGTGGTAACGGTTCTACCGAAGACTTAACGGCTCGTGTACTGGATCTGGCATCGCCAATCGGTCGTGGCCAGCGTGGGCTGATTGTGGCACCGCCGAAAGCCGGTAAAACCATGCTGCTGCAAAACATCGCGCAAAGCATCGCCTACAATCACCCGGATTGCGTGCTGATGGTTCTGCTTATCGACGAACGTCCTGAAGAAGTGACCGAGATGCAACGTCTGGTTAAAGGTGAAGTTGTTGCTTCTACCTTTGATGAGCCAGCATCTCGTCACGTTCAGGTTGCTGAAATGGTTATCGAGAAAGCTAAGCGCCTGGTTGAGCATAAGAAAGACGTTATTATTCTTCTCGACTCCATCACCCGTCTGGCTCGTGCTTACAACACCGTTGTACCGGCATCCGGTAAAGTATTGACCGGTGGTGTGGATGCAAACGCCCTACATCGTCCAAAACGCTTCTTCGGTGCGGCTCGTAACGTTGAAGAGGGTGGTAGCTTGACTATCATCGCAACGGCTCTGGTTGATACCGGTTCTAAAATGGATGAAGTTATCTACGAAGAATTTAAAGGTACCGGCAACATGGAATTGCATCTGGCGCGTAAAATCGCTGAGAAACGCGTATTCCCTGCCATCGACTATAATCGTTCCGGTACGCGTAAAGAAGAGCTGCTTACGACTCAGGAAGAGCTACAGAAAATGTGGATCCTGCGTAAAATCATCCACCCAATGGGTGAGATTGATGCGATGGAATTCCTCATCAACAAACTGGCGATGACGAAAACCAACGAAGACTTCTTCGATATGATGAAGCGCTCGTAA
- the trxA gene encoding thioredoxin TrxA, which produces MSDKIIHLTDDSFDTDVLKADGLILVDFWAEWCGPCKMIAPILDEIADEYQGNLTVAKLNIDQNPGTAPKYGIRGIPTLLLFKNGEVAATKVGALSKGQLKEFLDANLA; this is translated from the coding sequence ATGAGCGATAAAATTATTCACCTGACTGACGACAGTTTCGACACGGACGTACTAAAAGCTGATGGGTTGATTCTGGTTGATTTCTGGGCAGAGTGGTGTGGTCCATGCAAGATGATCGCCCCGATTCTTGATGAAATCGCTGATGAATATCAGGGCAATCTGACCGTTGCTAAACTGAACATCGATCAGAACCCGGGCACGGCGCCAAAATATGGTATCCGTGGTATCCCAACTCTGTTGCTGTTTAAGAACGGTGAAGTGGCTGCGACCAAAGTGGGTGCGCTGTCTAAAGGCCAGTTAAAAGAGTTCCTCGACGCTAATCTGGCATAA
- the wecA gene encoding UDP-N-acetylglucosamine--undecaprenyl-phosphate N-acetylglucosaminephosphotransferase: MNLLSLSTDLIVVFIFTLVFLFFARKGAKKIGLVDRPNYRKRHQGLIPLVGGVSVYAGVCFAFLASWFSSSYYVPHAPLYLACAGILVLVGAIDDRFDISVKFRAFAQAFVAIIMMAYAGLYLSNFGHILGSWEFLLGPFGYIVTLFAVWAAINAFNMVDGIDGLLGGLSSVSFAALGIILLFDGQTSLAMWCFAMIAAILPYILLNLGVFGRRYKVFMGDAGSTFIGFTLIWMLLQTTQGHPHPVSPVTALWIIAIPLIDMIAIMYRRLRKGLSPFSADRQHIHHLIMRGGFTSRQAFALITLAAALLASVGVISEYYANVPEWVMLALFLLAFVLYDYCIKRAWKVARFIRRHKRRQRRNSSSIS, translated from the coding sequence GTGAACTTACTCAGTCTGAGTACTGACCTCATTGTTGTCTTTATCTTCACACTCGTCTTTTTATTTTTTGCCCGAAAAGGAGCAAAAAAAATTGGCCTGGTGGATAGACCTAACTACCGCAAACGGCACCAAGGATTAATCCCATTGGTTGGGGGGGTTTCTGTCTACGCTGGGGTCTGCTTTGCATTTTTAGCTTCGTGGTTTTCCTCTAGCTATTACGTTCCTCACGCTCCGCTTTACTTGGCCTGCGCAGGCATTTTGGTGCTTGTAGGTGCAATTGATGACCGCTTCGATATTAGCGTGAAATTCCGTGCTTTCGCCCAGGCTTTTGTAGCAATTATCATGATGGCCTATGCCGGGCTCTACCTTTCAAATTTTGGTCATATCCTTGGTTCTTGGGAGTTTTTACTCGGGCCATTTGGCTATATCGTGACTTTATTTGCGGTCTGGGCTGCAATCAATGCCTTTAATATGGTTGACGGTATTGATGGTCTTTTAGGAGGACTATCGAGTGTGTCTTTTGCTGCGCTTGGTATTATTCTCCTTTTTGATGGGCAGACCAGTCTTGCTATGTGGTGTTTTGCAATGATTGCTGCCATCCTTCCTTATATCCTATTGAATCTGGGTGTATTTGGTCGGCGTTATAAGGTTTTTATGGGGGATGCTGGAAGCACATTCATTGGGTTTACGCTGATTTGGATGCTTTTGCAGACAACGCAAGGGCATCCTCATCCGGTAAGTCCAGTGACGGCTTTGTGGATCATCGCCATCCCGTTGATAGATATGATTGCTATCATGTATCGTCGACTGCGCAAAGGATTAAGTCCATTTTCGGCTGACAGGCAACATATTCATCACCTTATCATGCGAGGGGGCTTTACCTCGCGGCAGGCATTTGCCTTGATCACCCTTGCGGCAGCATTGTTAGCTTCCGTCGGCGTTATCTCTGAATATTATGCTAATGTACCTGAATGGGTAATGTTGGCATTATTCTTGCTTGCATTTGTTCTGTATGATTATTGCATCAAACGCGCCTGGAAAGTGGCGCGTTTTATAAGACGTCATAAGCGTCGGCAACGTAGAAACAGCAGCAGCATTTCTTAA
- the ilvC gene encoding ketol-acid reductoisomerase yields the protein MANYFNTLNLRQQLAQLGKCRFMGRAEFADEASYLKGKKVVIVGCGAQGLNQGLNMRDSGLDVAYALRSEAIAEKRASWRKATENGFKVGTYEELIPQADLVVNLTPDKQHSAVVKAVQPMMKDGAALGYSHGFNVVEVGEQIRKDITVVMVAPKCPGTEVREEYKRGFGVPTLIAVHPENDPKGEGMAIAKAWAAATGGHRAGVLESSFVAEVKSDLMGEQTILCGMLQAGSLLCFDKLVEEGTDPAYAEKLIQFGWETITEALKQGGITLMMDRLSNPAKIRAYALSEQLKTIMAPLFQKHMDDIISGEFSSGMMADWANDDKKLLTWREETGKTAFETAAQFDGKISEQEYFDKGVLMIAMVKAGVELAFETMVDAGIIEESAYYESLHELPLIANTIARKRLYEMNVVISDTAEYGNYLFSYAAVPLLKEFMTTLQAGDLGKEIPAGAVDNAQLRDVNEAIRNHEIETVGKKLRGYMKDMKRIAVAG from the coding sequence ATGGCTAATTATTTCAATACTTTGAACTTGCGTCAGCAGTTGGCGCAACTGGGTAAATGTCGTTTCATGGGGCGTGCAGAATTCGCCGATGAAGCAAGCTACCTCAAAGGCAAAAAAGTCGTCATCGTCGGTTGTGGCGCACAGGGTCTGAACCAAGGCCTGAACATGCGTGATTCCGGTCTGGACGTGGCTTATGCCTTGCGTTCAGAAGCTATCGCTGAGAAACGCGCTTCATGGCGTAAGGCGACAGAAAACGGTTTTAAAGTGGGGACTTACGAAGAGCTGATCCCGCAGGCTGACCTGGTTGTTAACCTGACGCCAGACAAACAGCACTCCGCAGTGGTTAAAGCTGTACAGCCGATGATGAAAGACGGGGCGGCGCTGGGTTACTCCCACGGTTTTAACGTGGTTGAAGTTGGCGAACAAATTCGTAAAGACATCACTGTTGTGATGGTTGCGCCAAAATGCCCGGGTACTGAAGTTCGTGAAGAGTACAAACGTGGTTTCGGCGTGCCGACGCTGATTGCGGTTCACCCGGAAAACGATCCGAAAGGCGAAGGTATGGCCATCGCTAAAGCCTGGGCTGCGGCGACGGGCGGCCACCGTGCGGGTGTTCTGGAATCCTCTTTCGTGGCAGAAGTAAAATCTGACCTGATGGGCGAGCAAACGATTCTGTGCGGTATGTTGCAGGCCGGTTCTTTGCTGTGCTTCGATAAGCTGGTGGAAGAGGGTACTGACCCGGCATACGCAGAAAAACTGATTCAGTTCGGTTGGGAAACCATCACCGAAGCGCTGAAACAAGGCGGTATTACGCTGATGATGGACCGCTTGTCCAACCCAGCAAAAATCCGTGCTTATGCGCTGTCTGAACAACTGAAAACGATTATGGCTCCGCTGTTCCAGAAACATATGGACGACATCATCTCCGGTGAATTCTCTTCCGGCATGATGGCTGACTGGGCAAACGACGATAAGAAACTGCTGACCTGGCGTGAAGAGACCGGTAAAACCGCGTTCGAAACCGCTGCGCAGTTTGACGGCAAAATCTCTGAGCAGGAGTACTTCGATAAAGGTGTTCTGATGATCGCGATGGTGAAAGCGGGCGTTGAGCTGGCATTTGAAACCATGGTTGATGCGGGCATCATCGAAGAGTCTGCTTACTACGAATCACTGCACGAGCTGCCGCTGATTGCGAACACCATCGCACGTAAGCGCCTGTACGAAATGAATGTGGTTATCTCTGACACCGCGGAGTACGGTAACTACCTGTTCTCTTACGCAGCGGTTCCACTGCTGAAAGAGTTCATGACTACGCTGCAGGCAGGCGATCTGGGCAAAGAAATCCCGGCTGGCGCGGTGGATAACGCGCAACTGCGTGATGTTAACGAAGCGATTCGTAACCACGAAATCGAAACCGTTGGCAAGAAACTGCGCGGCTATATGAAGGATATGAAGCGTATCGCTGTAGCGGGTTAA
- the gppA gene encoding guanosine-5'-triphosphate,3'-diphosphate diphosphatase, protein MLSSTSLYAAIDLGSNSFHMLVVREVAGSIQTVARIKRKVRLAAGLSKDNSLSREAMERGWQCLRLFAERLQDIPQAQIRVVATATLRLATNAHEFIQQAEKILGCPVQIIHGEEEARLIYQGVAHTTGGADQRLVVDIGGASTELVTGTGAQTTALFSLSMGCVTWLERFFADRNLAKENFDAAEAAAKEVLKPVCDRLKHHGWKVCVGASGTVQALQEIMMAQGMDEHITLAKLQQLKQRAIQCGRLEELEIEGLTLERALVFPSGLAILIAIFEELSINCMTLAGGALREGLVYGMLHLSVNQEIRSRTVRNIQRRFMVDTGQAERVGQLAQAFASQVTNAWNLTPLSIEMLNSAALLHEIGLSVDFKQAPQHAAYLVKNLDLPGYTPAQKKLLATLMLNQTNPVDLSSLHQQNALPPRIAEHICRLLRLAIIFASRRRDDILPQITLKAESETLILALPEKWLECHPLGAEVLEQERLWQSYVHWPLSVQ, encoded by the coding sequence ATGCTCAGCTCCACCTCACTGTATGCTGCAATTGATTTAGGCTCTAATAGCTTTCATATGTTGGTTGTACGTGAGGTGGCAGGGAGCATACAAACCGTTGCCCGAATAAAGCGGAAAGTCCGTCTTGCCGCTGGTTTAAGCAAAGATAATTCGCTTTCACGTGAAGCGATGGAGCGCGGGTGGCAATGCCTGCGCCTATTTGCTGAACGTCTCCAGGATATTCCTCAAGCTCAAATTCGTGTTGTCGCAACAGCGACACTCCGTCTGGCTACCAATGCCCATGAATTTATTCAGCAAGCTGAAAAGATTCTCGGCTGCCCGGTGCAAATTATCCACGGTGAAGAAGAAGCTCGCCTGATTTATCAGGGCGTAGCTCACACGACGGGCGGGGCCGATCAGCGTTTAGTCGTTGATATCGGCGGTGCCAGCACAGAACTGGTCACCGGAACGGGGGCGCAAACCACCGCTCTGTTTAGTTTATCGATGGGCTGCGTGACCTGGCTTGAGCGTTTTTTCGCTGACCGAAACTTAGCGAAAGAAAACTTTGATGCGGCTGAAGCCGCTGCAAAAGAGGTTCTTAAACCGGTTTGCGATCGTTTAAAACATCATGGCTGGAAAGTGTGTGTCGGCGCGTCAGGCACCGTACAAGCATTACAAGAAATCATGATGGCGCAAGGGATGGATGAGCACATTACCCTTGCCAAACTTCAGCAGTTGAAGCAAAGAGCGATTCAGTGTGGTCGTCTTGAAGAGCTGGAAATTGAAGGTCTAACGCTTGAAAGAGCGCTGGTCTTCCCGAGCGGCCTCGCTATTTTAATTGCGATATTCGAAGAGTTATCAATTAATTGCATGACGCTTGCAGGCGGTGCGCTGCGTGAAGGGTTGGTCTACGGCATGCTTCATTTGTCCGTTAACCAGGAAATCAGAAGCCGCACGGTTCGCAATATCCAGCGTCGTTTTATGGTGGATACCGGTCAGGCCGAACGCGTTGGGCAGTTAGCTCAGGCATTTGCCAGCCAGGTTACAAATGCATGGAACTTGACGCCACTCAGCATCGAAATGCTCAATAGTGCAGCGTTGCTTCATGAGATTGGCCTAAGTGTGGATTTCAAACAGGCGCCACAGCATGCCGCCTATCTGGTGAAAAATCTTGATCTTCCAGGCTATACGCCAGCGCAGAAAAAACTGCTGGCGACGTTAATGCTCAATCAGACTAACCCTGTCGATTTGTCATCGCTGCATCAGCAAAATGCCCTCCCTCCGCGCATTGCAGAACATATTTGTCGCCTGCTACGACTGGCGATTATCTTCGCTAGCCGCCGCCGGGATGACATCCTGCCGCAAATTACGCTGAAAGCGGAAAGCGAAACCCTGATTCTTGCGCTGCCAGAGAAGTGGCTGGAGTGCCATCCTCTCGGGGCTGAAGTGCTTGAACAAGAAAGGCTGTGGCAAAGTTATGTCCACTGGCCTTTGTCCGTTCAATAA